Proteins from one Hydrogenivirga caldilitoris genomic window:
- a CDS encoding sensor histidine kinase, giving the protein MISLKKRILLFLSGLSLISAFFFLGVYLSLDRLLFISIDKHLTEEAAEFDRFYFGGGSEDYFNQKTFCIRNPEGLILECGNLGEHLPFRPDGTNRIDSVEIEGKVYRVATVKSDRGLYIQYALDISQEVSALKLLRLSLVLGWFSFSLTSLLVSWLFYRSTIRSFERGVESALRGDTSGEVYEEIKPLAIKLKESVDRYKDMLMALSHSLKTPIADLLLKVEILSRRRREPLLEDIRERLEELSRKITTFLRLSKVETLSYSVNLRRCNLKELLDNVLLARKDRNLKVESREVFVRCDPDLLMEVFDILVDNALKHGLENKEVLVVLGECFFVVENLSEKPVDPEVLKEPLKRGAGGVGLYIAKRLCELMGLSLSLKQSREGDYYRVRAELHFC; this is encoded by the coding sequence ATGATATCTCTTAAGAAGCGCATACTTCTGTTCCTGTCGGGGCTATCCCTTATATCGGCTTTCTTCTTCCTCGGAGTTTACCTGAGCCTTGACAGGCTCCTCTTTATCTCCATTGACAAACACCTTACGGAAGAGGCTGCGGAGTTTGACAGGTTTTACTTCGGAGGGGGGTCCGAAGACTACTTTAATCAGAAAACCTTTTGTATAAGGAACCCCGAAGGTCTTATACTTGAGTGTGGAAACCTCGGCGAGCATCTCCCCTTCCGTCCCGACGGTACAAACCGAATAGATAGTGTTGAAATAGAGGGGAAGGTGTACAGGGTTGCGACTGTAAAGAGCGATAGGGGTCTTTACATACAGTATGCCCTTGATATAAGTCAGGAGGTAAGTGCCCTTAAACTTCTCAGACTGTCCCTCGTCCTAGGCTGGTTCTCCTTTTCCCTCACCTCTCTTCTGGTCTCCTGGCTCTTTTACAGGAGTACGATAAGGTCCTTTGAAAGGGGTGTTGAGAGCGCCCTCAGGGGCGACACTTCCGGGGAAGTTTACGAAGAGATAAAGCCTCTGGCTATTAAGCTAAAGGAGAGTGTAGATCGTTACAAGGACATGCTTATGGCTCTCAGCCACTCCCTCAAGACTCCAATAGCGGACTTGCTGCTGAAGGTGGAGATACTGTCCAGAAGGAGAAGGGAACCCCTGCTTGAGGATATTAGAGAGAGACTTGAGGAACTCAGCAGGAAGATAACTACCTTTCTGAGGCTTTCAAAGGTAGAGACCTTATCTTACAGTGTCAACTTACGCAGGTGCAATCTAAAGGAGCTGCTTGACAACGTTCTACTCGCACGAAAGGACCGGAACCTGAAAGTTGAGAGCCGGGAGGTTTTTGTCAGGTGTGACCCGGACCTCCTCATGGAGGTCTTTGACATACTTGTTGACAACGCGTTGAAACACGGTCTTGAAAATAAAGAAGTTCTTGTGGTTCTCGGAGAATGCTTTTTTGTAGTTGAAAACCTATCAGAGAAACCTGTTGACCCGGAGGTGCTCAAAGAACCCCTTAAAAGAGGGGCGGGGGGTGTTGGACTTTACATAGCCAAGAGGCTGTGTGAGCTTATGGGGTTAAGTCTTTCCCTTAAGCAGAGCAGAGAGGGAGACTATTACAGGGTAAGAGCTGAGTTGCATTTCTGTTAA
- a CDS encoding DUF2231 domain-containing protein encodes MELIKIHPPAVHFAIVLPVALLILDLYYRFSGKKPDKLHLIFTLLASLSVVVGAVSGVLAHEPIEEKLETIEVFETHEVLGIFLALYFVSLTGLRLFLHRIPPVVFTLLTLLGVLMLFLQGNLGGSIVYDHMIVPWLRSH; translated from the coding sequence ATGGAACTTATAAAGATTCATCCGCCTGCGGTTCACTTCGCCATAGTCCTGCCTGTTGCCCTTCTTATCCTTGACCTATACTACAGGTTCTCCGGAAAGAAACCCGATAAACTCCATCTTATATTTACACTGCTTGCGAGCCTCTCCGTCGTAGTGGGAGCCGTGAGCGGGGTTTTAGCCCACGAGCCTATAGAGGAGAAGCTTGAAACGATAGAAGTCTTTGAAACCCACGAGGTACTCGGTATCTTCCTGGCTCTTTACTTTGTTTCCCTGACGGGACTTCGCCTGTTCCTCCACAGAATTCCGCCGGTGGTGTTCACCCTCCTGACCCTGCTGGGGGTTTTAATGCTGTTTTTACAGGGAAACCTGGGCGGTTCAATAGTTTACGACCATATGATAGTTCCCTGGCTGAGGTCTCATTAG
- a CDS encoding carbon-nitrogen hydrolase family protein, which yields MLLNLATLQLSLTPDPEKNLQRVISYAENLPENTLLLLPEMFFCGFDYERLEDFASMTPEVLKLLQRLSEEKGFMLCGTLPERTGEGIRNTAFLIDGGKVIGKRSKMKLFPIFDEHRYFIPGEENPVFETRAGRIGILICFELRFTDMVLELRKKGVEILLVPAQWGYARREHLRILSQARAVELQSYVVVSDTWGEHAGTRYAGQSGIYSPWGEVLVYSEKGDVLLRVEADLAEVHRVREVLPVSME from the coding sequence ATGCTCCTGAACTTAGCAACACTTCAGCTGTCCCTCACACCAGACCCGGAGAAGAACCTTCAGAGGGTCATATCCTACGCAGAAAATCTTCCGGAGAACACCCTCCTCCTACTTCCGGAGATGTTCTTCTGTGGTTTTGATTACGAAAGGCTTGAGGATTTTGCCTCCATGACTCCTGAAGTTCTTAAGTTGCTCCAGAGACTTTCGGAGGAAAAGGGTTTTATGCTGTGCGGAACCCTTCCGGAAAGAACCGGGGAAGGAATAAGGAACACAGCCTTTCTGATAGACGGCGGTAAGGTTATAGGGAAGAGGAGTAAAATGAAGCTCTTCCCTATATTTGATGAGCACAGATACTTCATACCCGGAGAAGAAAACCCCGTTTTTGAAACCAGAGCGGGAAGGATAGGGATACTCATATGCTTTGAGCTCAGGTTTACCGATATGGTTCTGGAACTGAGAAAGAAGGGTGTTGAAATACTTCTGGTCCCTGCCCAGTGGGGGTATGCGAGGAGAGAGCACTTAAGGATTCTCTCTCAGGCGAGGGCTGTAGAACTTCAGAGCTACGTGGTTGTCTCCGACACATGGGGAGAGCATGCGGGAACCAGGTACGCAGGACAGAGCGGTATATACTCCCCTTGGGGTGAGGTGCTCGTCTATTCAGAGAAGGGTGACGTGCTGCTCAGGGTAGAAGCGGACCTCGCGGAGGTTCACAGGGTAAGGGAGGTCCTGCCGGTAAGCATGGAGTAA
- the ispG gene encoding flavodoxin-dependent (E)-4-hydroxy-3-methylbut-2-enyl-diphosphate synthase, which yields MVERRKTRQINVGGVRIGGDAPIVVQSMTSTKTHEVEKTLEQIDRLHNAGCEIVRVAVPHQEDVEALEDIVKNSPVPIIADIHFAPSYAFLSMEKGVHGIRINPGNIGKEGIVKEIVEEAKTKGIAVRIGVNSGSLEKDLLEKYGYPCAEALAESALRWSDKFEKWGFTNYKVSIKGSDVLENVKANMLFAERTDVPLHIGITEAGMGKKGIIKSSVGIGILLHMGIGDTVRVSLTDDPVIEVETAYEILKSLGLRKKGVDIVACPTCGRIEVDLPKVVKEVEEKLSSVNKPLKVAIMGCVVNAIGEAREADIGLACGRGFAWLFKNGKPVKKVSEEEMAEELLREIERLG from the coding sequence ATGGTTGAGAGGAGAAAAACCCGCCAGATTAATGTGGGCGGAGTCAGAATAGGTGGAGATGCACCTATCGTTGTTCAGTCTATGACTTCCACAAAAACCCATGAGGTTGAAAAGACCCTTGAACAGATAGATAGGCTTCATAATGCGGGTTGTGAGATAGTCAGGGTTGCCGTTCCTCATCAGGAAGACGTTGAAGCTCTTGAGGATATAGTAAAAAACAGCCCCGTTCCCATAATAGCGGACATCCACTTTGCACCTTCGTACGCTTTCCTCTCTATGGAAAAGGGTGTGCATGGAATACGGATAAACCCGGGTAACATAGGCAAGGAAGGGATAGTAAAGGAGATAGTTGAAGAGGCTAAAACAAAAGGTATAGCCGTAAGGATAGGTGTAAACTCAGGCTCTCTAGAGAAGGACTTGCTGGAAAAGTACGGTTATCCGTGTGCTGAGGCTCTTGCGGAGAGTGCCCTCAGATGGTCTGACAAGTTTGAGAAATGGGGATTTACAAACTACAAGGTATCCATTAAAGGGTCTGACGTTCTTGAAAACGTAAAGGCTAACATGCTGTTTGCTGAGCGTACGGACGTACCCCTTCACATAGGTATAACAGAAGCGGGTATGGGTAAGAAGGGCATCATAAAATCCTCGGTAGGTATAGGGATACTTCTGCATATGGGGATAGGAGATACGGTTAGGGTGTCTCTGACAGATGATCCGGTAATTGAGGTAGAAACCGCCTACGAGATACTTAAGTCCCTGGGGCTTAGAAAGAAGGGTGTAGATATAGTAGCCTGTCCCACCTGTGGTCGTATTGAGGTTGACTTGCCCAAGGTTGTTAAAGAAGTTGAGGAGAAGCTAAGCTCGGTAAACAAACCTCTCAAGGTCGCGATAATGGGATGCGTAGTTAATGCCATAGGTGAGGCGAGGGAAGCGGACATAGGTCTGGCATGCGGAAGGGGGTTTGCGTGGCTTTTTAAAAACGGAAAACCCGTGAAGAAGGTAAGCGAGGAAGAGATGGCCGAAGAACTACTACGTGAGATAGAGAGGTTGGGTTAA
- the gcvH gene encoding glycine cleavage system protein GcvH produces MEDIVVGGYLVKGDRYYTKDHEWALIKNGKAQIGITDYAQKMLGDIVYVDLPEREQEVDAGETVANIESVKNVAPVYSPVTGSVIEVNEDLADEPTLINEDPYDAGWIAVLEMKDPTEVEDLMPAEDYAELLREIIKEEQGEEATEEIPVEGLEESLESLPEEELGYEEER; encoded by the coding sequence ATGGAAGACATAGTGGTAGGTGGTTACCTTGTTAAAGGGGACAGGTACTACACGAAGGACCATGAGTGGGCGTTGATAAAAAATGGAAAAGCCCAGATAGGTATTACCGACTATGCCCAGAAGATGTTGGGTGACATAGTTTACGTTGACCTGCCTGAGAGGGAACAGGAGGTTGATGCGGGTGAGACTGTAGCCAACATAGAATCTGTGAAGAACGTTGCACCCGTTTACAGCCCGGTAACAGGAAGTGTAATAGAGGTGAACGAGGACCTGGCTGATGAGCCGACCCTTATAAACGAAGACCCTTACGATGCCGGCTGGATAGCTGTACTTGAGATGAAAGACCCTACAGAAGTGGAAGACCTGATGCCTGCTGAAGATTACGCTGAGCTCCTCAGAGAGATAATAAAGGAGGAGCAGGGTGAAGAGGCTACCGAGGAGATACCTGTTGAGGGTCTTGAAGAATCCCTTGAGAGCCTTCCTGAAGAGGAACTTGGATATGAAGAGGAAAGATAA
- a CDS encoding ABC transporter ATP-binding protein, whose translation METPLVSLKGVYKSIDGEEILKDISLDVFKGEFLSVMGASGSGKSSLLYILGLIDKPTKGEVMFEGKRIDFSDDKKLSALRNRKLGFVFQFHYLLPEFTALENIMVPMLKAGVGKSEAKERAYRLLEVVGLSGKEERKPYQLSGGEQQRVAIGRALANEPTLILADEPTGNLDSKNTEAVMDIFLELNRDGKTIVMVTHEEYLAKRAQRGLIMKDGSIVV comes from the coding sequence ATGGAAACGCCGCTGGTGTCCTTGAAGGGAGTTTACAAATCCATAGATGGTGAGGAGATCCTCAAAGATATATCCCTTGACGTATTTAAAGGCGAGTTCTTGAGTGTTATGGGAGCATCCGGTTCTGGGAAGAGCTCCCTTCTGTACATACTGGGTCTTATAGACAAACCTACAAAGGGAGAGGTTATGTTTGAAGGTAAAAGGATAGATTTCTCCGACGATAAAAAGCTCTCCGCCTTAAGAAACAGGAAGCTCGGCTTTGTGTTCCAGTTTCACTACCTTCTTCCCGAGTTTACCGCTCTTGAGAACATAATGGTTCCCATGCTGAAAGCAGGTGTAGGGAAGAGTGAAGCCAAGGAGAGGGCTTACAGACTTCTTGAAGTGGTGGGACTTTCTGGAAAGGAGGAAAGAAAGCCCTACCAGCTCTCAGGCGGAGAACAGCAGAGGGTCGCCATAGGTAGAGCCCTCGCTAACGAGCCTACCCTCATACTTGCCGACGAGCCAACGGGAAACCTTGACTCTAAAAATACCGAGGCGGTTATGGACATATTCCTTGAACTCAACAGAGACGGGAAGACCATAGTTATGGTTACCCATGAGGAGTACCTTGCAAAGAGGGCTCAGAGAGGACTTATCATGAAGGATGGAAGTATAGTGGTATGA
- a CDS encoding SAM-dependent methyltransferase, with product MRSFRDFMEEKVREYYSSPREKFSSFGDFFTAPELDRAFGEAIADFLYYRLKDFDTPVILELGAGRGLMARDILNYYREKDAELFSQITYLIYELSPYLREKQRLLLSEFKNVGWVEEFPEMEGVILSNEFFDTLPVHVVKEDKELYLSEGGEEVWLSLDDERVRGFIRKMGYEGLKQRVEVCLDCIEILRRIAHSLVRGYHLVIDYGYTSEELSKFPEGTVVGYKKHRLRDDIYAQDMDISAQVNFSALMEYGKDFGLKTVLYDTQRNFLASIPHFLTQLETLSYEESPESIERLSRLKTMLISMGDRFKVLFQSKGL from the coding sequence ATGAGGAGCTTTAGAGATTTTATGGAAGAAAAGGTAAGGGAGTATTACAGCTCGCCCAGGGAGAAGTTTTCCTCCTTCGGTGACTTCTTTACAGCTCCAGAACTTGACAGAGCCTTTGGAGAGGCGATAGCAGACTTCCTCTATTACAGGCTAAAGGATTTTGATACTCCTGTTATCCTTGAGCTTGGTGCTGGGCGTGGCTTGATGGCAAGGGATATCCTTAACTACTACAGAGAAAAGGATGCTGAGCTCTTTAGCCAGATTACATACCTGATATACGAACTAAGCCCTTATTTAAGAGAGAAGCAGAGGCTTCTTCTGTCAGAATTTAAGAACGTAGGCTGGGTTGAAGAGTTCCCGGAGATGGAGGGTGTTATCCTATCCAACGAATTTTTTGATACTCTTCCGGTGCACGTGGTTAAGGAGGACAAGGAGCTTTACTTGAGTGAAGGGGGAGAAGAGGTGTGGCTTAGTCTTGACGATGAGAGGGTAAGGGGCTTTATAAGGAAGATGGGTTATGAAGGTCTCAAGCAAAGGGTTGAAGTTTGCCTGGACTGTATAGAAATCCTCAGGAGGATAGCCCACTCTCTGGTGCGGGGTTATCATCTCGTCATAGATTATGGCTATACCTCTGAAGAGCTCTCTAAGTTTCCAGAGGGAACCGTTGTCGGTTATAAAAAACACAGACTCAGGGACGATATATACGCACAGGACATGGATATAAGTGCACAGGTAAACTTTTCCGCGTTGATGGAGTATGGTAAGGACTTTGGACTTAAAACGGTACTTTACGATACCCAAAGAAACTTCCTTGCAAGCATACCCCATTTCCTGACTCAGCTTGAGACACTCAGTTACGAGGAGAGCCCGGAATCTATTGAGAGGCTATCAAGACTCAAGACAATGCTCATAAGTATGGGCGACAGGTTTAAAGTTCTATTTCAAAGCAAAGGGCTGTAA
- the gcvPA gene encoding aminomethyl-transferring glycine dehydrogenase subunit GcvPA: MYIPHSDKETKEILSQLGLGSLEELFSHIDPLLLNPPCNLPEPRSEEDLRDFFLELGERNRLPVYFAGAGSYDRIVPSALKHLIQRGEFLTAYTPYQAEASQGTLQAIFEYQTVIAELTGMDVANASMYDGASALAEAVLMARAVKGRGSRIVLSSAVNPMYRKVVKTYLQGYEDEILEVGFTDEGTTDLNALEDALRDGSAHAVAIQYPNFFGFIEPLEDIGNLVKGYDVPFIVIADPVALSILRPPGDFGADIVVGEGQQLGIPMNFGGPYVGFFATKEAYIRKMPGRLVGLAEDTEGRRAFTLVLQTREQHIRRERATSNICTNQNLMALANLMYAALLGREGLKEVALQSLSKAFYLKGKLLDLGFEEVFKGKHLWEFPLRVGNADRLWRELLNKGYMFGVPVYTFYPNIKDVLLIAVTEKRKREEIDGLCEALRGLIQ; encoded by the coding sequence ATGTACATACCCCATTCGGATAAGGAAACCAAGGAGATACTGAGCCAACTTGGTCTGGGGAGTCTTGAAGAGCTATTCTCGCACATAGACCCGCTTCTCCTTAACCCACCCTGTAACCTCCCTGAGCCCAGGTCCGAGGAAGACCTGAGAGATTTTTTTCTGGAGCTGGGTGAAAGGAATAGGCTGCCTGTCTACTTTGCAGGAGCTGGCAGTTATGACAGGATAGTTCCCTCTGCTTTAAAGCATCTTATCCAGAGGGGTGAGTTTCTTACAGCCTACACGCCTTATCAAGCTGAAGCTTCTCAGGGAACCCTTCAAGCGATATTTGAGTATCAAACCGTTATAGCTGAACTTACGGGTATGGATGTAGCCAACGCTTCTATGTATGATGGTGCTTCGGCTTTAGCCGAGGCTGTTCTTATGGCAAGGGCTGTAAAGGGTAGGGGGAGCAGGATTGTTCTCTCTTCAGCCGTAAATCCTATGTACAGAAAAGTCGTGAAGACCTATCTCCAGGGCTACGAAGATGAGATACTTGAGGTAGGTTTCACCGATGAGGGTACGACTGACCTGAATGCTCTGGAAGACGCTTTGAGGGACGGTTCGGCTCACGCCGTTGCTATCCAGTATCCCAACTTCTTCGGCTTTATAGAACCCTTAGAAGACATAGGCAATCTCGTCAAAGGATACGATGTGCCCTTCATAGTTATTGCAGACCCGGTAGCCCTTTCAATCCTTCGTCCTCCGGGGGACTTTGGTGCAGATATAGTTGTAGGTGAAGGACAGCAGCTTGGGATTCCAATGAACTTTGGGGGACCCTACGTAGGTTTCTTTGCAACCAAGGAAGCTTACATCAGGAAGATGCCTGGACGCCTCGTAGGTCTCGCTGAGGATACGGAGGGCAGAAGAGCCTTCACCCTTGTTCTCCAAACCCGCGAGCAACATATAAGGAGAGAAAGGGCAACCTCAAACATCTGCACGAACCAGAATCTTATGGCTTTAGCCAATCTCATGTACGCTGCCCTCCTTGGTAGGGAAGGACTTAAAGAGGTGGCGCTCCAGAGCCTGTCAAAAGCCTTTTATCTTAAGGGTAAACTCTTAGACCTTGGCTTTGAGGAGGTTTTTAAGGGAAAACACCTGTGGGAGTTTCCCTTAAGGGTTGGGAATGCGGATAGACTTTGGAGAGAGCTTCTCAATAAAGGGTATATGTTTGGAGTTCCAGTTTACACCTTTTATCCTAACATTAAAGATGTGCTCCTCATAGCTGTGACCGAAAAGAGAAAGCGTGAGGAGATAGATGGGCTTTGTGAAGCCCTGAGAGGGCTTATCCAGTGA
- a CDS encoding aspartate aminotransferase family protein, with protein sequence MYLIQNYSRLPVRFVRGEGVYLYDDKGKRYLDLVAGIAVCSLGHSHPKLTEAICSQAKELIHVSNLFENPWQEELAEKLVKEFWTDARVFFCNSGTEANEAAIKLVRKFFRDKGEERYRIITFRNGFHGRTYGSLSATAQEKFHKGFEPVLEGFDYAELNDIDSVKKLLRKDTAAVMLEVIQGEGGVNECEPEFLKELQKLCREEGILLVVDEVQTGIGRTGEFYGYQLYGIEPDVITLAKGLGGGVPVGALIAREEVAGAFTPGSHGSTFGGNALACRAASVVVEEVKKLLPHAREVGEYLRKRLEGLGVGKVKGKGLILGIDYGKDCREVVMKALERGLVINCTAGSVIRLLPPLILEKEHVDEAITSLREVL encoded by the coding sequence ATGTATCTCATACAGAACTACTCAAGGTTACCCGTCAGGTTCGTCAGGGGAGAGGGAGTCTACCTGTACGATGACAAGGGCAAGAGATACTTAGACCTCGTTGCCGGTATAGCGGTCTGTTCCCTCGGACATTCCCATCCCAAATTGACCGAAGCGATATGCTCTCAGGCTAAGGAGCTTATCCACGTCTCCAACCTCTTTGAAAATCCATGGCAGGAGGAGCTTGCCGAAAAACTCGTCAAGGAGTTCTGGACAGATGCCAGAGTATTCTTCTGCAACTCGGGGACGGAGGCTAACGAGGCTGCCATAAAGCTCGTGAGGAAGTTCTTCAGAGACAAAGGAGAAGAGAGGTACAGGATAATAACCTTCAGGAACGGCTTTCACGGGAGAACCTACGGGAGCCTCTCTGCAACGGCACAGGAGAAGTTCCATAAAGGTTTTGAGCCTGTACTTGAGGGTTTTGATTACGCTGAGCTCAACGACATAGACTCGGTTAAAAAACTCCTAAGAAAGGATACGGCGGCGGTCATGCTTGAGGTGATTCAGGGAGAGGGCGGTGTGAACGAGTGTGAACCTGAGTTTCTCAAAGAACTTCAGAAGCTCTGCAGGGAGGAGGGGATTCTCCTTGTAGTTGACGAGGTTCAGACGGGTATAGGAAGGACTGGGGAGTTCTACGGATACCAGCTCTATGGGATAGAACCGGACGTGATAACTCTGGCGAAGGGTCTCGGCGGTGGAGTTCCCGTAGGGGCTCTCATTGCAAGGGAAGAGGTGGCAGGAGCCTTCACTCCGGGGTCCCATGGCTCCACCTTCGGAGGTAACGCCTTGGCGTGCAGGGCTGCGAGTGTGGTTGTTGAGGAGGTAAAAAAGCTCCTGCCCCATGCCAGAGAGGTGGGAGAGTACTTGAGGAAGAGGTTAGAAGGGCTCGGAGTCGGAAAGGTGAAGGGAAAGGGTCTCATACTCGGGATAGATTACGGGAAGGACTGCAGAGAGGTAGTCATGAAGGCTCTGGAGAGAGGGCTTGTCATAAACTGCACGGCGGGGAGCGTTATAAGGTTACTGCCTCCACTCATACTTGAGAAGGAGCATGTGGACGAGGCTATAACATCGCTCAGAGAGGTTCTTTGA
- a CDS encoding response regulator transcription factor produces MRILLVEDDRELAGSLKSLLEEEGFRVRLALDGKRGLDLALTEDIDLILLDYLLPSMSGEEFLKKLREEGSKTPVLVVTVMSDVRDKVKLLSLGADDYITKPFNFQELLARIRAVLRRYRGLESSMVEIEGVVVNLSSREVFVEGKEVKLTAGEYALLEYLFMNRGRFVSREELLERALHSYDSLGNTVEVLVHRLRKKLGRDIIKSRRGFGYRVG; encoded by the coding sequence ATGAGGATACTTCTTGTAGAAGATGACAGGGAGCTCGCAGGCTCCCTGAAGAGCCTCTTGGAAGAGGAAGGTTTCAGGGTGAGGCTTGCCCTTGACGGAAAGAGGGGGCTTGACCTCGCCCTCACCGAGGACATTGACCTTATACTTTTGGACTACCTTCTTCCCAGCATGAGCGGTGAAGAGTTCTTGAAGAAGCTCAGGGAGGAGGGTTCAAAGACGCCCGTTCTCGTGGTTACGGTTATGTCGGATGTGAGGGATAAGGTAAAACTTCTGTCTCTCGGAGCGGACGATTACATAACGAAGCCCTTTAACTTTCAAGAGCTCTTAGCAAGGATAAGAGCCGTCCTCAGGAGATACAGGGGTCTTGAGAGCTCTATGGTAGAGATTGAAGGGGTCGTCGTAAACCTTTCAAGCAGAGAAGTTTTCGTGGAGGGGAAGGAGGTCAAGCTGACAGCGGGGGAGTACGCCCTCCTTGAGTATCTATTTATGAACAGAGGCAGGTTTGTGAGCAGGGAGGAGCTTCTTGAAAGGGCACTCCACAGCTACGATTCCCTCGGTAATACGGTTGAGGTTCTGGTTCACAGGTTAAGAAAGAAACTGGGAAGGGACATAATAAAGAGCAGGAGAGGCTTCGGCTACAGAGTGGGATGA
- a CDS encoding N-acetyltransferase produces MVRKARLSDAQAIHSLVNEYALQGVLLPRSLSSIYEHIRDFWVYEEGGEVLGCCALQIVWADLAEIRSFAVRKDRKGLGIGKALISSCIEEAKSLGIKKVFSLTYAKDYFERFGFRVVDKSTLPHKVWGDCINCVKFPNCDEIAVILELDGNAAGVLEGSLQIHRW; encoded by the coding sequence ATGGTCAGGAAGGCGAGACTCTCGGACGCACAGGCTATACATTCTCTGGTGAACGAATATGCTTTACAAGGTGTCCTCCTTCCTAGGAGTTTGAGCTCCATATACGAGCACATAAGAGACTTCTGGGTTTATGAGGAGGGTGGAGAAGTTCTTGGATGCTGTGCTCTCCAGATAGTCTGGGCAGACCTCGCTGAGATAAGGAGCTTCGCTGTCAGAAAAGACAGAAAAGGTTTAGGGATAGGGAAGGCTCTGATATCCTCCTGCATAGAGGAAGCTAAAAGCTTAGGTATAAAAAAGGTTTTCTCTCTGACTTACGCTAAAGATTACTTTGAAAGGTTCGGTTTCAGGGTTGTTGATAAGAGCACGCTCCCCCATAAGGTGTGGGGTGATTGTATCAACTGTGTTAAGTTCCCGAACTGCGATGAGATAGCTGTTATACTTGAATTAGATGGAAACGCCGCTGGTGTCCTTGAAGGGAGTTTACAAATCCATAGATGGTGA
- a CDS encoding GYD domain-containing protein translates to MATFVMLTTLTDEGAKTLKNKPARIKEVDKEVMDKFGVKIIAQYAVMGPYDFVNILEAPDNDTIVKMAIELNSRGTIRTLTMPAIEIDRLIKDLEELSK, encoded by the coding sequence ATGGCTACATTTGTAATGTTGACAACCCTAACGGACGAAGGAGCAAAGACGTTAAAGAACAAACCTGCAAGGATCAAAGAGGTTGATAAGGAGGTTATGGATAAGTTCGGAGTTAAGATAATTGCCCAGTATGCGGTTATGGGTCCGTACGACTTTGTAAACATACTTGAAGCCCCCGATAACGATACCATAGTCAAGATGGCAATAGAGTTGAATTCAAGAGGAACGATAAGAACCCTTACAATGCCCGCAATAGAGATTGACAGGCTTATAAAGGACCTGGAAGAGCTTTCCAAATAA
- a CDS encoding GGDEF domain-containing protein, whose protein sequence is MNGLPLVKDLMVRNPIVCHPETSVRDAVSLMENHDVGSVIVVDKYTRRPVNIITHRDVISAVYHGKFDATVGELIELLEKKELYTIGEEATVIEAMRMFEEYRIKHLPVVDNEGFLVGIITGSDILKGLPRFAFIDPLTGLENRRFLDYLDSKLSRQQVKDIYVMVIDVDNFKEINDRFGHLFGDRVLREIAQVIASSVRTNDNLIRYGGEEFLAVLYRVGEEGALAIAERIRRNVENLKIEGHPEIKLTVSVGVAPYKVSLTDTIERADRAMYSAKRKGKNRVELFKEPL, encoded by the coding sequence GTGAACGGCTTACCTCTTGTTAAGGACCTCATGGTGAGGAATCCGATAGTTTGCCACCCGGAGACTAGCGTGAGGGACGCTGTTTCTCTTATGGAAAATCATGATGTTGGGAGCGTGATAGTTGTTGATAAGTACACAAGGAGACCTGTGAATATTATCACCCACCGAGATGTGATATCCGCCGTTTACCACGGAAAGTTTGATGCTACAGTAGGGGAGCTTATAGAGCTGCTTGAAAAGAAAGAGCTTTACACCATAGGGGAGGAGGCGACGGTAATAGAGGCTATGAGGATGTTTGAAGAGTACAGGATAAAACATCTGCCGGTAGTGGATAATGAGGGTTTTCTCGTTGGTATAATAACGGGGAGTGATATCCTTAAAGGGCTCCCGAGGTTTGCTTTCATAGACCCCTTAACAGGCCTTGAGAATAGAAGGTTCTTAGATTATCTGGATTCAAAACTATCAAGGCAGCAGGTAAAGGATATCTACGTTATGGTTATAGATGTAGACAATTTTAAGGAGATTAATGATAGGTTCGGTCATCTTTTTGGGGACAGGGTATTAAGGGAAATAGCCCAGGTCATAGCTAGCTCGGTGAGAACAAACGATAACCTCATAAGATACGGTGGGGAGGAGTTCCTAGCTGTTTTGTACAGAGTTGGGGAAGAAGGCGCCTTAGCCATAGCTGAGAGGATAAGAAGGAACGTTGAGAACCTGAAGATTGAAGGGCACCCGGAGATTAAACTCACTGTGAGTGTGGGTGTGGCTCCCTATAAAGTTTCTCTGACTGACACAATAGAACGTGCCGACAGGGCTATGTATTCGGCGAAGAGGAAAGGAAAGAACAGGGTTGAGCTTTTCAAAGAACCTCTCTGA